Part of the Verrucomicrobiia bacterium genome is shown below.
TTCGCGGAACGGTATTACAACCGGGAACGGCGCCACAGCGCCCTCGGTTACCAGAGCCCGGTGGACTTTGAACTGCAACTAAACTAAAACACCTATGCGCACCGCCCCTCCAAGGTGTCCATCAAACCGGGTGAGGCCCAAGGCTTGGCTTGCATCGCTCCTTTCGACCGGATTTCACGCACCCAATTCAATTTTCCGGTCGAAATCTTTCACCCTCTGCTCGCCTCGTCCTCACACCCGCTCCCACATGACAGGTTCTTCAGGACCGACTAGTTATTGGCTCTGCAAAGTTCACTCGGGCGCAGGCCCGCCTGTTTCAGCAGTTGGCAAGCGCCTCGCCGTTGGCTGCGGTTTTCATTTCGGCGTGCCCAATTTTAACATCGTAGTGCCCGCGATCGGCAACATTGGAACCCCATTATCATTCAATAGCTTTGCCCCGGGTGTGAAACGGTGGTTGCGAACTCTAATTGACGCTCCATCCGGATGCATTGCAGTCGCTCCAGATTTGGTAATTGAGCGGAGCTCTGCTTGAACCCGCTTCCATGCAACGGGGATTTGCACATCAATTGTGCGACACGCAAGCCATGATTCACCAAGACCATTTGCAGTAAGTCGTCCAACATCCAAATAAAGCGACTTCGGATTCTTCTCACCGAACTCTTTCTGAGTCTCAACGGGCAGGTTTGGTGCAAATTCAGTGAACGCAATCCTCCAAAAGGTGCCATTCCTGATTGCTTCCTCTATATGTTTTCCAAACAACTCTACCGCTTGAAAAGGGGGGAAGCTCATTCCAATTACGTGAATGTCGAAACCGAAACTTATTTTGTTGACGAATTCAGCTAGCTCGTCGGGGGTGGCATGAAATTGTATCGAAATGCTGCTCATAAAACTACTTGTCGTAAGGGACGAACGTTGTGGGCAAACCGCCACGATTATTAAGGTCGTCAAGAGCCTTGACCTCTCGCGTTACAGGAGTCCTGTCGGCTTTAGTCTTTCCAACATTGACGCCTTGTCGGCTGCCGCTGGGTGTTTCATACAATATATCAGGACGGCGAGTTTGCTTGTAGCCACCTGGTGTTTTGATGACTGCTTCTGGAAGCCCCTCGCGTTTACCGCCACCAATTATTATATTGCCATCTGCTTCCAGCTTATCTGCTACTTCCTTGATCTTTATGTTATGCGGTCCTTCCAAGCCAACTTTTGGCCCTCGCTTCAGAAATCCTTCTCCCGCTTCCTCGGCCACACCCTTCGCGACCTGCTTCTCGACGATATGCTCGACTTCCTTGGTTGCCAGCTGGGTGACGGGCTTCGACAAGGTTTTGCCGTCCGGCACCAGGTCTGTCACGCCCAAAATCGTCAGCGACACGCCCATTGTGTAGAGCCGGACGGTTTCCCCCGCGCTCATGCTCGGGTCGTAGCTGGCGTCCGCCGCCGCCTGCAAGACTTCGCGCGCCATCACCAGCGTCGGCTTGTCGAGCGGTTTGGATTTTGCCGCCCGGATGCTGTCGCCAAACTTTTCATTCACATAGGCACCTTGAACACCACCTGTGCGCTGGTCGTAAATCAGGCTCGTCAACTGCGGCGCGTGCCCGCTGGGGTCCGTGTATTTCAGCGGGTTGTTCAGCGCGTAGCTGTAACGGTTGAAGCTTTGCGGATTGCTGAGGTCAGGGATCACCGTGTCGGGCTGGATGAAGCGGGCCAGTTGCGGGTCGTAGTAGCGCGCACCGTAGTAGTAGAGGCCGGTGTCCTCATCCAGCACTTGGCTGGTGTAACGCTTGGAAATTGGGAATGCCGTTGTGCTTTCCGTGAAGCGGTCACGCCCAAATGCAGAATACTCGTGATGTTGTATCCGGTTGCCGTTCCGGTCGGTCAGCACGGAGGTCGAGCGCAGATGGTCGGCGTGGTAATACTCGAAGACGTTCGTGCCGGTTTGGTCAAAGGTGCAGACGGTCTGCCCGCCGGCGAGGATGTGGAACAGCACCTGCCCGTTCTTTTCTTCGTAATTATTGCCGATCCAGACTTGGAGGTTCGTGGCGTTCTGTTTCCAGAGGCGAGTGCCGTCGCCTGCGTAGCCGAAGGTGTTCGTCAAGGTCGTGGTCAGCACAAACTGCAGCCGGTTCTCGGCGTCGTAGTCCAGCCGCTGCGTGCCGCGCACCAGCAGGTTGCCGTTGGCATCGTAGGCATAGTTCACGCCGTTGGCGCTTTTCACCGCGTGCGGCAATCGTGTGCCGTAATTGTAGGTGCCTGCTCCCGCCTCCCCGTTCACCGTCAGGTTGCCGATGGCGTCGAAGCTGAAGTTGATCGTCTGACTGACCGCCGGGCGCGTGAGGGACGTGAGGCGGTGCAGGTCGTCATAGACCAGGCTGCTCAAGCTGGCGGCGGCGGTGTTGGTATAGACTGCATCGGTGATGCCCTTGAGATTGGAGACTTTGTCAAACGTGTAGGTCAAATCCTGCTGCTTGGTCGCGCCCTTGTAGGTGAAGACGCGTTTCAACCGTTTCGAGTTGGCGTAGTAATCGTTGGTCGTGCTGACCCCGTTGCCGAAGTTCGCGCCGAGCGACTGGCCGAGCGCGTTGAACCCCCGGGCCGTCCAGAACACCGTGTTGCTCCCGCCGACCTGCTTTACCTGTGAGAGGTTGCCGCCGGCGTCGAACAGGTTCGTGATGGTCGGGCCGCCGTTGGGATAGACCAGGCCGGTGGCGCGGTCGGCGTTGTCATAACTCATCAAGTTGGTGTAGCTCTGGCCGTTCTTCGTGAGGTAGCGCACCGACTTGAGCACGCGGTCACGAATATCGTAGCTGAACTTCGTCCAGCCCTCGGCATCCACGGTGCGGAAAAGCTGGCCCGCATAGACCGTGTAACCGCCATCGCCCAGGTTGCTGTCGTAGGTGTTGGTGACGCCATACTGGAACGCGCCGCCCCGGGCATACACCTCACGACTGCTCAGCCGGCCCAGCGGATCGTTGTAATTGAACCGCACCAACTGCCCCTTGGCATCTTCCTGCTCGCGCAACCGGCCGGCATAATCGCGGCGGTATTGCCACACGCCCAGGTCCGGGTCCGCCAGCGCGACCAACTGGCCGAGGTCGTTGTAGGCGTATTCAATCTTGTTGTTCGCCTGGTCGGTGATGTTCGTGAGCGAACCCGCCAAGTCGAAGCCGAATGTGGTGGTGTAGTTGCCACCGCTGGTGACTTCCACGATTTGGTTGGTGCGCCCGTAGGCGTCCAGCTTGAACTGCTTCACCTTCCCTTCCTCGTCGGTGCGGACCCTCACCCACGGGTCGGTGCCATCCTGATAGGCCAACACCAGCGAGCCGACCGGAGAGGAAGTGGCGTCGCCGCCGGTCAGGTTGGTGCTGGTGAGCAGGCCGGAACTGAACGTGCCGTTGACCGCCGCCGTGACGTTGGTCAGCCGGGCGGCCGCATCGTAACGGCGCAACGTGCCGATCAACGTGCCGCTGGGTTTCGTAAAGTTGGTGCCGCTGCTGAAGTAGGGCAGCGTCTCGAAGCGCACCGCGCCACGTGGGTCATACACCGTGCTGACCACCCGGAAGCCGTTGGTTTCGGCTTCTTCCCGTGCCTGGATGGTCCGGCCCAGGCCATCGAAGTAGGTCCACGATTCGTGGCCGTTCGTGGCATCCACATCGTCCACCTTGCGCACCCGGATGGAGTTGGTGGAGACCCCGCCAGCCAAACCCAGCCGGTAATCGTAACGGGCGATCCATTGGTTGGCTGGGCCGTTGGGCGTGGTGGAAACATCCGTCTCGGCCGGGCGCAGAAAGGCATCGTAGGCGTTGGCCGTTGCCAGGCCTTTGGCATCCGTGGCGTTGAGCAACTGGCCCGAGCGGGGATCATAACTCATCGTGCTCGTGAACGTGCCGCCCGCCGTTTGGGAAACGGGGAAGGTCTGCGTGCCGCTGTCGTAAACCGTCGTGGTGACGATGCCCGCCTCGTTGGTCGCCGCCATCGGGTTGCCATAGCTGTTGTAACCGTAGCTGTTGGTGGTGAAGGAACCCTCACAGATGCGGTCGCGCTGTTGCGTGAGGCTGCCCGTATCACCATCGTAATCGAACTGCGATTCCCGCAGGATGGCGGTTCCCGCCGCATCCGTTGCCAGCCACGTGCGCGACGGTTTGTCGCGGATGTCCGGGTTCGCCAGCGCGGCAAAGGTGGTGAACTGATACACCGCGTCGCTGCCCACGTCGGTGAAGGTTTCCGTCGCCGCATTCACACTGCTGACTTCGCCAAAGTGAACTTGGTTCGTCAGATTGCCGCTGGCCAGGTCGTAGGCGAACTGTTGCGCGGCGGCGCGGTAGTTGTTGGTGCTGCCCGGGTAATCAAGATCCAGCGTCTGACTGACGAAGGCGAAGTGACTGCCGTAACCGAGGTCAGCGTCCTCGACCTTGTTCAGCGTGAGGGCATACAGCTTGCCATCGCTGCCCCACGTCTCGCTGCGGAACGGCATGCCCCGCTTGGCGAGGCTGGCCGCGCTGTCCTCGTATTCGCCGAATGCAGCGTTGTTCCGCCCACCCGACTGGTGGAACCATTGCACGTTGGTCAGGCCCAGCGGATCGGTGACGCTGACCCGGGCGAAGCCGTTGAACTCGCGCCGGGCGGCGTTCCAATAGCCGCCTTCGTAGGCGTAGCTCGTCGTGTTGCTGGCGTTGAGGCCGTCCGACACCGACACGCTGGCCACGGTGTAAAGCGGGAACGGCAGCAACTGGCGGCTGGTGACGCTGTTGGTTTCGCGGTTGTCGGATTGGGTGGAGGGTTTCCAGGCCACGTTGATGACGCCACCGATGCCATTGCTCACCACGCTCAACAAATCCGGCAGCGGACCTTTGCCCAGCTCCACGGCCAGCCGGTTGTAAACCCCCAGCTGGTAGTCCTCCATCACGTGGTCCGGAATGCCATCGCCGTTGATGTCCAGGAGCCGGGCGCCCGGGCCCTCGATGTCCGTCGAGCCGTAGGTCTGGCTGAAGTAAGGCCCATAAATCACCGGGTAAGCGAAGTTGGTGCCGGTGTTGATTTGCACCAGCCAATTCGTGACTCCTTCGCTCCCACCGATGATTTGCCAGTAACGAAAGAGCCGATCCGGCAAGCCATCGCCATTGATGTCGCGATAGACGCGCTCGTCGTGGTCGTTGATTGCGGCCTGCTCTGGGTAGTGAGTGTAGTAACCGTTGTAGTAGCTCGTGATCAAGCCGCCCCAATACACCGGCGGCTCAAAGCCGGCGCCGTTGTTGAATTCCACAACATAACTGGTGTTGGTTGTTGCAAAACCTCCGCCCGAGTTGGTCACATACATGACCCGGTCCGGCAGGCCATCGCCGTTGAGGTCGAGCAACCTTAACGCGGCGGAATTCAGCGTCTTTCCAAGGGAACCCGCAGAATTGTCATACGTGAGCGGCCCCCAGATGTTGGTAGTGGTAAAGCCTGCGCCGGTGTTGAACTGCACCAGATAGTTTGTGAACGGCGCAAATTGCCGCGCCAACACCCGGTCCGGCAGCCCGTCGCCGTTCAGGTCCAGCATCAGCACGTCGTTGCCGTTTTCCACCGAACGCCAGGTCATGGTGCCAGACCCCGGCACCAGGTTGGTGAACACCACATTCGTCCAGCGGGTGGACGAGACGGACAGCCAGTTGGTGCTGTTGTTCAGTTGCACCACCAGGTTGGTGTAGGGATATGAATACGGCGCCCCCGCGCCAGACGAGAGCGATTCCAGCGGGTCCATCACGCGGTCCGGCAGGCTGTCACCGTTGAGGTCGAGCAGCCGCTGAAATGAACCGTTCAGCGCGTCCCAATCCAGGTTGTTGGCGGTCGTGAGATTGTTGATCTGGTCGGTGTAGGTCTGGATGCTCAACGGGCCGAAGGAGACCGGATTGTCAAACCCGCCCCCGTTGTTGTGCTGCACCCAAAAGTTGGTGTAGGGCGGCAGGGTCGGCACCAGCACCCGGTCCGGCAGGCCGTCGCCGTCCATGTCCAGCGTGTCCGCAACCTGGTGCGCGCTCCCGTCGGAGGCGGACACTTTGTAGTAGAGGGTGGGATCACCGCCCGAGGGCAGATTCAGGTTGGTCCAATACGTCAGGGGCTGGAAACCAAAATTTTGCACCGAGTAGGCGAACGAAACGGGCGGAAGGCTCGCAGTGAGGTTTGTGCCGAAGCGCGTGACGGATTTGAGGAGAGTGCGCGTCGTGTTGGTGGACTGCGCGTAGCTGAGGCGGTTGCTCCACACGAGCTGCCCCGCCGCCTTGTGAACCATCGCATCCAACCGGCGGTTCAGTTCCACCCGGTAGCCGGACAGGTAGCTCACCTTCACGTCGCTGCGCGGGCCGAGGATGAAATCCACGGTGTTCGTATTGGCCAACCCACCGGTGTGACCGTTGTAGCTGATGTTCAGCGGATACAGCGTGCCGGCAACGTTGGTGTAGGCGTAGTCCGCAGTGTCGCCCAGCACGCTTTCCACCCGGGCCAGCGCCCAGCGGTAGGTGCCCGTCCACGCGTTGGAAGACCACCCGCTCTTGGCGTTGCTCATCCGGCTGTTGTTCGTCGAGCCGAAGTAGTAGGCATTCCCGCTCTTGTCGGTCACCTGCCACTGGTTCAAATTCGTCAGGAGTTGAAACCGCAGGAACCCGCCCTCGATCTCCGCCCGGTATTCGTTGTTCGTCAACCGGACCAATGACGCCGCCTGCCCGTTCAGCGAAAACACAAAGCCCTTCGCATCGTCATACGCCGTGAGTGGCGCGCCGTTGGTCCAGGCCACCGGCACACCGCGCTTGGTTTCGCGCTGGATGTAGCCCAAATCCAAATCCCAGCCCACGCCGCACCAGCCGTTGTCGGACGCGCTGTTGTAATACAAGGCCAGCGACGGCTGGCTGCCATGCCGACCCGGAGCCAGTTCCAGCGGCACCTGATACCCAAAACGGCCCGTGAACAAATCGGTTTGAAAATTAAGCTGCCCCGAGGGAGCCGGTGCCGGTGCCTTTTGTGAGGCATCGCCGCCCGTATTTTCACCCGTGCGGGTCGTCTGCGCCAAGGCGCACGCTCCCGTCAGCCAAAGAACCAAAAGAATACGTTGCATGGAAAGATTCGCGGATGGCAGTGGAGGAACAGCGTTACGGCACCGGACAGCACGGGATCGCAATCGCACTGAGCGAGGGGACCGAATTGGCCGTCAACGGCGACAGGCCGGCAATGACTTCGTAATAATCCGACAGCCCGTCGCCGTCGCTGTCGGCGTTGTAGGGATCGGTCTGGGAAACGAGCTTTTCGTAGGCGTCGCTAAGCCCGTCGAAGTCGCTGTCGCGTCCAGTTCCCAAAATCAGGCAGGCCGAAAAGGGCGGCAGGTTGGTCATGGTGTAGACGTTGCAATGATAGCCCTGCCCCAGCCATGCCCAGCCGTAGGCCGGGTCGGAGGGCCCGAGCGCCGCCGTGGCGAACACGTCATACACCAGCCCGTCACCGCCGCCGGCAATTTCAAAGGTGGTGGTCGTCGTCTGGTTGGTCCCGCTGCCGCTCAAGGATGCCGTCACGTTGGTCAGCCACACATCGCTGCTGGTGACACAACTGGGCGCGTTGCCCGCCCATTGCAGATAACCCGGCCCGCTGATGGCATTGAACACCGTCGGCCCGGGCGGAACGGTCGGCGCCGACCCAATCGCGGCCATGACGTTGAAGATGTTGATCGCGTAATTTGGACGGAGGTAGTTGTAAGTCGCCGCCGCCGTCCCGGCGTCCAGCGGGAAATCGTAGGTGTAAAGATCATCAAACACGCCGTGCGCCTGCGCCAAACCGTCGGGGTCGCTGCCAATCCCAAAACCGTTGGTCAGCACTTCTGGTCCCGGGAACACCGTCACCCCGGCTCCGCTGGCCGCCAGTTCACCGTCCAGATACAAGGCCGTGTTCGTGGCGGAATAGGTCAGCGTGAGGTTGTGCCACTCGTTGGTCGCCCAATCAATCGGGGCCGAGAGGTAGGCGGTCATTGCGCCATCGCCACTGTTGGTCTGTGCCCCGAAGTAAAGATTCGTGCCGCCGCTGTCCAGATAGAGACTCCACCAGCCGTAGCTGGCGTTGGTGGTGTAGGCCCCGACTTCGATCAGCCGGCCCCATTCCCCCGGGCCGCTGCCATTCTGGTTCGTCGTGGCCGAGGCCCAGTTTGGCGCGAACCACAGCGATACCGTTCCCACAGCCACCGTCAGGTTGGTCGTGCCGTCGCCCTCCTGCACGCGGTAACGCAGCCACGCTGGGTTGGAACTGTCGAGCCACAGCGAATAGCTCCCAAACACATTGCCCAGGAGGGTGCTTTCAAGGTTGGTAAAGGACAGTGGCGTGTCACCCAGATCACTCTCCCACGTGTTCGTGTCGGCGAACGACCAGGAATTGAGGTTCGTGGGAAACGACCAGCCCCCGTCCAACGGCGGCGGCTCCTGCCCGCGCAACAGCCCGGGAAACAGGCTCAGGAGAATCACCATGAACGGGAGAAACCCTCGCTGCCACCGGCTTTCCGGTGATGGGAGTGTTGCCTTTTGCTTCATGACCTTCCTTCTGATGGATGAAAAACACCCTGATGAATTCTGATTCTCCCACGCACTTTACGACGCATGCGCCGTTTCCGTCAAATTTGATTTTCATGAGAAAAGACGAGTGCCAGAAACCAAATACGCCTCGTCGCTCTTAAAAGAGTTAGGCAGCAACATTCGTCGGAAACGAACGTCAAAGGGTATCACTCAACAAGAACTCGCCGAACTGGCCGATCTGAACATCCGAAACATCCAGCGCATTGAAGCGGGGCAGATAGACATAATTTTCAGCACGTTCGCCCGAATCAAAAAGTCGCTAGACTGTTCTTGGGAAGATTTAATCCCACGCGACTGGCATTAGGGCCACCCCTTCTACTCGCTGGTCAATCACGCGCAGTTTCCCCATTCAAGGCATTTCACCGCGCCGCGCCGGTTTGCACGACCGGCGTGGCCCGGTCATGATCCAGACAGCTGCGGACCGCTTTCAACAGCTTCGACACGTCAAACGGCTTGGGCAGGAAATTGACGCCGACAACCAGCTTGTTGGCGTTCTCCATCAGCTCCTGGCTGTAACCACTCGTGTAGAGCACCTTCAAATCGTTGGTGGGCGTCACCAATTGTCTGGCCAGGCTCGCGCCGCTCATGCCGTTCGGCATCACCATGTCGGTGAGCAGGAGATCAATCTTGCGCGGCGCCGCGTTGGCCACCTTGAGCGCCTCGGGACCATCGCCCGCCTGCAACACGTCGTAGCCCTGATCCTGCAACAGCGTGGTGATGAACTCGCGCAACACCGGTTCGTCCTCGACCACCAAAACCGTTTCCTTCGATTTCGGGGAACCGCCCTCCAGGGGCAGCATGAGCGTTTCCTCGATGCGGACCGCGGGCTTGTCGGTGGCTTCCAGCAGGACGTGGAAGGTCGTGCCGTGCCCCGGCCGCGATTCCACATTCACCCAGCCCTCGTGCTGCTTGATGATGCCATACACCGTGGAGAGGCCGAGCCCCGTGCCCTTGCCCGGCGCCTTGGTCGTGTAAAACGGCTCGAAGATGCGCGACAACACCACGGTGTCCATGCCGCAGCCGTTGTCCGCCACGCTCATCTGCACGAACCGGCCGGGCCGCGCGTCCGGGTGCGTTTGCGCGGCTTCCGGTCCCAGAAACACTTCCCGCGTGGTGATGACGAGCTGGCCGCCCTGCGGCATCGCGTCGCGCGCGTTGACCGCCAGGTTGATGATGATTTGGTCGATGCTGTTCTCGTCCGCGAACACGGCGGGCAGACCCGGCGCGCAATCGTATTCCAACCGGATGGTCTCGCCCAGCAGCCGCTTGAGCATCGCCTGCAGCCGCTCGATCGTGCCGTTCAGACAAATCGGCCGCGGCTGAATGACCTGCTTGCGGCTGAACGCCAGCAGCTGTCGCGTCAATGTCGCCGCGCGATCGGCGGCCATCTTGACCTGCGTGAGCGAATGCACAAACGGCTGGTCCGGCGTGACACGCCCCATCATCAGGCTGGCGTGCCCGTGAATGATGGTCAGCAGATTGTTGAAGTCGTGGGCCACACCGGCCGCGAGCTGCCCGATGGCATCCATCTTCTGCGATTGCCGCAACTGGAGTTCAAGCTTGCGTTGTTCGGTGACGTCCTGCATCGCCACCAGCAGGCAGGTTTCCTCCCCCAGCACCACCGGTTCGATGGAGGCCAGCGTTTCCCGCAGTTCGCCGCCGCGCGGCTGGATGCGCAGGGGAAAATCCCGCACCTGGCCCCGGCGCCGCAGCAGGTCCATCGCCCGCTCACTGTCCTCGGGACGCGCGAGCAGTCCCAGCTCGGCCGCGGAATGCCCCACCACCTCGTCGCGGCTCAAGGCCGTCAGTCGGGTGAAGCTCTCATTGACTTCGAGGTAGGTCTGCGTCGCCGCGTGCATGATGGCCATCGGAATGGCGGAAGCCTTGAAGGCCATTTCGAAGCGATGCTCGGAGCCGCGCAGCTCCATTTCCGTCTGTTCCCGGCGCCGGACCTCCGCGCGCAACTGCTCGTTGGAGGCCACGAGCCGGGCGGTTTGTTCCGCCACCATCCGGTTCAGTTCGGCGAGCCGCAGATTGGCCTGCTGCGTGACGGTCCATTTCTTCGTCATCGCGTGTGCCAGTTGCAGCACCTCGATGTTGTCAAAGGGCTTCTTCAGAATGACGAAATTATCCGAATGCCCGAGGCTGCGGACGATGTCCTCCCATTCATGGTCCGAGTAGGCCGTGCAGATGACCACCTGCAAATCCGGGCTGCGGCCCCACAGATGCCGGATGGTCTCGATGCCGTCCCAGCCCGGGGGCATGCGCACGTCCACGAACGCCATCGCGTAAGGCTGCCCCGCCGCGAGCGCCGCCTCCACCCGTTCCAAGCCCTCCTGGCCCTGGTAGGCGGAATCGATCTGGAACACGCCCAGTTGGACCGGCGGCGCCGCCGGGTCGCCAAACAACTTCAGCTCCGCCGCCGCCAGATCCCCGTCGTCGGTAAGCGGGCACAGAATCTTGCGGATGTCGTCGTGAATGGTCGCATTGTCGTCCACGACGAGGATTCGCTGCACCTTGTTTTGACCCAAAAACGACATGCTTCAATTCTTGGTGGAGGCCGCGGGCAGTTCAAGGGTGAAGGTGGCCCCGCATTCCGGCCCGTCGCTGGCGGCGGTCAACGAACCGCCCAGTTCCCCGGCCGCGATGGCGCCGCTGTGCAGCCCGAAGCCGTGCCCGTTGGCGCGGGTGGTGAACCCGTGGGAAAAAATCCGGGTCAGGTTCTCCTTCGGGATGCCCACCCCATTGTCTTCGACCACGATTTTGACGTTGCCCGAACCATTCTGAAGAACTTTCAACCGCATGAATTTCTCCGCCGCCGCGCCCTCGTCCAGGGCCTGCCGCGCGTTGTGGATCAGGTTGGTCAAAATCTGCAGCACCTTGTGTTTGTCCGCCAGCACGGGCGGCACGTCGGCGAAGTCGCGTTCCACGCGGATGGCCTGGCGTTCCAGGCTGGGCAGGTTCATGCGGAGCGCATCCTCGACCAGTTCGGGCGCGGACAAGGGCTCCGTCAGGCCGCCGACCCGTGCGTAGCTCTGTTGCATCGCCACGATTTCCTTCATGTGTTCGATGTTGGTTTTCAACTGCCGCAACTCGCCCTGCCAGTTCTTTTGTTCCGCCGCCAGATGCTGCGTCACCCGGATCAGGAAATCCGGCAGCAGCCGGCCCTTGTCATCTTCCGTGAGAAACACGCCCAGCCGCGGCAGGTTTTGCTCCAGCAGCGTCACGGCCTGCCGGAGTGACGCGATCCGGGACCGGCCGGCCTGATCGTGCAGCAACTGGGCCGACACGCTCACGCTGTTGAGCACGTTGCCCACGTTGTGCAACACGCCTGTGGCCACTTCGGCCATGCCCGCGGCGCGCGAGGCATCCACCAGTTCCTGGTGCAGCCGCTGCAGCTCGGCATCCGCTTCCTTGCGGGCCGTGATGTCCTCCACGCAGCCCTCGAAATACAGGATGCCGCCGCCCGCATCGCGGATGGCCTTCGCGCTCTCGCGCACCGTGATGATTTTGCCGTCGGCCCGCCGCCAGTGGAGCTCGACCTCGTCCACCCGCCCGGTCCGCTCCAGCTGTTCGCGGAACGCCTCACGTTCCGTCGGGAGCAAGCCCACCTGCTGCGCGGCGTAGCCCGCCACCAGTTCCTCAAAGGTTTTGAATCCCAGCATGGCCAGCAACGCCGGGTTGGCCATCAAAAACCCACCCTGTTGTGCCGAACGGTAGAGCCCGATGGTGGCATTCTCGAACAACGAACGGAACCGCTCCTCGCTCTCGCGCAAGGCGGCTTCGATGCGCTGGCGCTGGGCGACTTCCTTGGCCAGCTTCACGCCGGCTTCCATGCGTTCGACCATCAGGTTGAACGCGTCCGCAAGCTGGCCCACCTCCCCGCCCGCGCCCTTTTCGGCGCGCACGGTGTAATCCTGCTTTTCCCACATGACCTTCGCCGAATCGGCCAGCGACCGGATGGGATCGCTGATGACGCGCTGGGCACGGAGGGTCAGCGCATAGCCCAGCCCCATCGCCCCGAGAAAGGCGAAGGCAAACACGGCCATGAAGCTCTTGAACAGACGCAGATAAATCGGCCCG
Proteins encoded:
- a CDS encoding toxin TcdB middle/N-terminal domain-containing protein, translating into MQRILLVLWLTGACALAQTTRTGENTGGDASQKAPAPAPSGQLNFQTDLFTGRFGYQVPLELAPGRHGSQPSLALYYNSASDNGWCGVGWDLDLGYIQRETKRGVPVAWTNGAPLTAYDDAKGFVFSLNGQAASLVRLTNNEYRAEIEGGFLRFQLLTNLNQWQVTDKSGNAYYFGSTNNSRMSNAKSGWSSNAWTGTYRWALARVESVLGDTADYAYTNVAGTLYPLNISYNGHTGGLANTNTVDFILGPRSDVKVSYLSGYRVELNRRLDAMVHKAAGQLVWSNRLSYAQSTNTTRTLLKSVTRFGTNLTASLPPVSFAYSVQNFGFQPLTYWTNLNLPSGGDPTLYYKVSASDGSAHQVADTLDMDGDGLPDRVLVPTLPPYTNFWVQHNNGGGFDNPVSFGPLSIQTYTDQINNLTTANNLDWDALNGSFQRLLDLNGDSLPDRVMDPLESLSSGAGAPYSYPYTNLVVQLNNSTNWLSVSSTRWTNVVFTNLVPGSGTMTWRSVENGNDVLMLDLNGDGLPDRVLARQFAPFTNYLVQFNTGAGFTTTNIWGPLTYDNSAGSLGKTLNSAALRLLDLNGDGLPDRVMYVTNSGGGFATTNTSYVVEFNNGAGFEPPVYWGGLITSYYNGYYTHYPEQAAINDHDERVYRDINGDGLPDRLFRYWQIIGGSEGVTNWLVQINTGTNFAYPVIYGPYFSQTYGSTDIEGPGARLLDINGDGIPDHVMEDYQLGVYNRLAVELGKGPLPDLLSVVSNGIGGVINVAWKPSTQSDNRETNSVTSRQLLPFPLYTVASVSVSDGLNASNTTSYAYEGGYWNAARREFNGFARVSVTDPLGLTNVQWFHQSGGRNNAAFGEYEDSAASLAKRGMPFRSETWGSDGKLYALTLNKVEDADLGYGSHFAFVSQTLDLDYPGSTNNYRAAAQQFAYDLASGNLTNQVHFGEVSSVNAATETFTDVGSDAVYQFTTFAALANPDIRDKPSRTWLATDAAGTAILRESQFDYDGDTGSLTQQRDRICEGSFTTNSYGYNSYGNPMAATNEAGIVTTTVYDSGTQTFPVSQTAGGTFTSTMSYDPRSGQLLNATDAKGLATANAYDAFLRPAETDVSTTPNGPANQWIARYDYRLGLAGGVSTNSIRVRKVDDVDATNGHESWTYFDGLGRTIQAREEAETNGFRVVSTVYDPRGAVRFETLPYFSSGTNFTKPSGTLIGTLRRYDAAARLTNVTAAVNGTFSSGLLTSTNLTGGDATSSPVGSLVLAYQDGTDPWVRVRTDEEGKVKQFKLDAYGRTNQIVEVTSGGNYTTTFGFDLAGSLTNITDQANNKIEYAYNDLGQLVALADPDLGVWQYRRDYAGRLREQEDAKGQLVRFNYNDPLGRLSSREVYARGGAFQYGVTNTYDSNLGDGGYTVYAGQLFRTVDAEGWTKFSYDIRDRVLKSVRYLTKNGQSYTNLMSYDNADRATGLVYPNGGPTITNLFDAGGNLSQVKQVGGSNTVFWTARGFNALGQSLGANFGNGVSTTNDYYANSKRLKRVFTYKGATKQQDLTYTFDKVSNLKGITDAVYTNTAAASLSSLVYDDLHRLTSLTRPAVSQTINFSFDAIGNLTVNGEAGAGTYNYGTRLPHAVKSANGVNYAYDANGNLLVRGTQRLDYDAENRLQFVLTTTLTNTFGYAGDGTRLWKQNATNLQVWIGNNYEEKNGQVLFHILAGGQTVCTFDQTGTNVFEYYHADHLRSTSVLTDRNGNRIQHHEYSAFGRDRFTESTTAFPISKRYTSQVLDEDTGLYYYGARYYDPQLARFIQPDTVIPDLSNPQSFNRYSYALNNPLKYTDPSGHAPQLTSLIYDQRTGGVQGAYVNEKFGDSIRAAKSKPLDKPTLVMAREVLQAAADASYDPSMSAGETVRLYTMGVSLTILGVTDLVPDGKTLSKPVTQLATKEVEHIVEKQVAKGVAEEAGEGFLKRGPKVGLEGPHNIKIKEVADKLEADGNIIIGGGKREGLPEAVIKTPGGYKQTRRPDILYETPSGSRQGVNVGKTKADRTPVTREVKALDDLNNRGGLPTTFVPYDK
- a CDS encoding LamG-like jellyroll fold domain-containing protein; the protein is MVILLSLFPGLLRGQEPPPLDGGWSFPTNLNSWSFADTNTWESDLGDTPLSFTNLESTLLGNVFGSYSLWLDSSNPAWLRYRVQEGDGTTNLTVAVGTVSLWFAPNWASATTNQNGSGPGEWGRLIEVGAYTTNASYGWWSLYLDSGGTNLYFGAQTNSGDGAMTAYLSAPIDWATNEWHNLTLTYSATNTALYLDGELAASGAGVTVFPGPEVLTNGFGIGSDPDGLAQAHGVFDDLYTYDFPLDAGTAAATYNYLRPNYAINIFNVMAAIGSAPTVPPGPTVFNAISGPGYLQWAGNAPSCVTSSDVWLTNVTASLSGSGTNQTTTTTFEIAGGGDGLVYDVFATAALGPSDPAYGWAWLGQGYHCNVYTMTNLPPFSACLILGTGRDSDFDGLSDAYEKLVSQTDPYNADSDGDGLSDYYEVIAGLSPLTANSVPSLSAIAIPCCPVP
- a CDS encoding helix-turn-helix transcriptional regulator, whose protein sequence is MPETKYASSLLKELGSNIRRKRTSKGITQQELAELADLNIRNIQRIEAGQIDIIFSTFARIKKSLDCSWEDLIPRDWH